GCTTCATCTCATTCCGGTTCCCAGCCCTTTGAAACCATCAACCATGCTTTCTTTACCACCCTCCCACTTCCTACGGGACATTTCCTGGGTaccttctctctcattctctGCTCTTATCATCACAAAGCAATATTCTTCTATTTCCTTAGTCTGAGTTAAAACCTTGTTCCCCTTGCACAGCTCCAGAGCCCTCCCTTCGGCAATCCCGGTCGTGAGCAGCGTTTGGTGCCGAGTAGGAGGAAGCCCCATATCTCCCTCGTCAGTCCCCTCTGCCCTATCTCTTCGTTGCTTTCTATTCTTTTATTTCTGCTCTTTTCGTAGTTACAAGTTATGATTTCCCGCTGTCGAGCTGTTTTGGTGCCCGTTGCCATGAAATTTCTCGAGCCCGGGCGAATTAGCATCAAGTGTTTGTGGAAATGCTCGTCGCAATGAAATGTCCTTGTTCTCCCATCAATCATGTCAAGATTTGCTGTCGCAACTTTCATTTTTTTAGGACTTTTTCAGTAATCTGTTGAACTTCTTTTTAGAAGCAGTTCGATAAGAATAGAAGCAATTAAGATGTCGATGGAGCGAGTGGAATTTGTCAACATAGTTGTGTACTTCCCCAGCGACAAAGTAGATAGCCACCAGGACTATAAACCACCTCGATGCTCAGAAAGTACCCAAAGAGCTACTTCATTGTCATTGCTGCTTGATAGAGTGAATGTGGCTGGTATATCTCTAGCATAGATCATGTTGTTGGCATAGTGTCGAAGAATGTGAGAGGTCGTGAGTTAACATGTGAATAAACATGGTGGTGTGGCTTCTATCTTTATGCATCTATGTTGTGTGTTTAACTTAGTAGCCTATTATCTAATGAGAAATTTTACTATTTGGATGCAACCAGTGTACCTTAGCGTTGTAAAATTGGTACACATGAAGTGCCTAGAAGCTTTTATCAACTGCTAAAGCATCACAGTGATGTCCTATTTTATCACTGGTATTCCAATGAAGGCAATTCTATCTGCTGGATGTTAACCAAGGCAATTTTATGATTCTTAATGATCATGCAATTTTCAGCACAATTTATTCATGCAGCATGCATATATTTATTTTCTCAGTGAAAGCATGTCACTATACTTCAGACCTGGATAAAAAATGTAATGCTGTGCATGCTTCAAAACTTTCTTGCAGGAAAACATCACAAGGTCTTCAAGCAAGCTATGGGCAACCTCATTGGATGCCCAAAGAACATCATGTGCTCAGGATCTCCTCGCCAATTCTCCAACAGCAACCCAAGGAAGTACTGCTCCTCTAGTTCAAGCACTACAATCGACTGCAGAACAAGATGTTGCATGTTTTCACTTCCCTGGACATAACAGAGGGAAAGCAGCCCCATCCTTGATGTCTAAAGTTACTGGGATGGAAACCTTTGTACATGACCTACCCGACCTTCCCGAGCTTGATGATCTGTTCTCTCCAAAGGGTGTAATTCTAGATGCCCAGATGCAAGCTGCAAAACTATTTGGGGCATCTGAGACGTGGTTTCTTGTTGGAGGCACCACCTGTGGCATCCAAGCATCAATAATGGCCACTTGTTCCCCTGGAGAAACACTTATTCTTCCTCGGAATTCTCATATTTCTGCAACATCTGGTTTGATTTTGTCTGGTGCAATACCAAAGTACATCATGCCAGAGTATAATTCTCATTGGGACATTGCTGGTGGAATAACACCATCACAGGTCGAGACAGCAGTGAAAGAGTTGGAGGAAGAAGGAAAAACAGCAGCTGCAGTTCTGGTAACATCTCCAACTTACCATGGCATATGCAGCAATGTGAGTGAAATAACAAACTTCTGTCACTCCCGCGATATACCGGTTATAGTTGACGAAGCGCACGGTGCTCATTTTGGCTTTCACACCGAGTTTCCAAGCACTGCACTCGAACAAGGTGCTGACCTAGTTGTGCAATCTACGCACAAGGTTCTGTGTTCTCTCACCCAGTCATCTATGTTGCACATGTCAGGGAATCTTATAGACAGGGAAAGGATAAGTAGATGTCTTCAAACCCTACAGAGCTCCAGCCCAAGTTATCTTCTTCTTGCATCATTGGATGCTGCAAGAGCTCAGCTAAGTGACAATCCAGAGACTATTTTTAACCAAGCCATGGACTTGTCCTTGGAAACTTGCCACCAAGTCAGGGCAATTCCAGGTGTCTCCGTGTTGGATTTAACAAACTTTATCTCTGGCTTTCCTTCCATCGACCCTTTGCGCATCACTCTTGGTGTTTCACAGCTTGGTATATCAGGCTATGTGGCGGATGAGATATTATGCGAACGACATCATGTAATACCCGAGATGGTAGGGAGTCGGTCATTAACATTTGCCATCAACTTGGGGACTCGCAGGGAGGATGTTCAAAGGCTTGTTTCGGGAATAAAGTTTTTATCAGAAAATATCTCCAGGGAAAATGAGTTAGAATTTAATATGGAGGATAGTGGCTATGAACCTTTTTCTAGTATAACTATGAGAATGAGTCCTAGGGAGGCATTTTTTGCCAAGAAGAGGAAGGTCGATATTGGAGAAAGCCTTGGGCAGATATGTGGAGAACTACTCTGTCCATATCCACCTGGTATTCCACTACTAGTTCCTGGTGAAGTTATAACTGAGGAAGCTATACAGTATCTGTTGGATGCAAGAAGGATGGGTACTGAAATCAGTGGAGCATCTGATCATCAACTATCTTCCATACTTGTGTGCAACGTATAACTGAacagttaattttttattaagattCTCTCTTTGGGATTGTCCCTCTCATTTTGGCTTGAAGAGCGAGCAGGATAAGGTTAAGAATGGAGGAGAGCCATCTAGGACAAAGCTTAAAAATGAAGAAAATGGACTGAGATGAGTTAAAAGATTAGTAAGTGGTGGACTGAATTCCAGCTAACTTGCTATGCATGGTCACGAAGTTCGATGCCAAAAAATGACAATAATGGAGTTGTAGAGCCCAATTCACAAAACAAAGTTCAAATCAGTTAAAACATCTAATTTCTCTCTTTAGTTTCttctgattttctttttctttttctttttttgggttgGTTTTGGGGGGGGTGGGGTTGGGTTAAACAAGGGAGTCTTCTGATTATGACTTTGCTTTTACATGGTTCAATATTAAAATGTTTGGATTTGTATTTCTCTTTGACATGACAAATGCTGCTctccattgttttttttttttttaataaaaaaatagaaaaggagGATTGGGACGTCCACCTTAAGTAGGCTTTACTGAAGTTGTATAAGAGAGCCTTTAAGTGGTGTTCTCCATTGTTTTTTGTTATCTCATTTCCCAACTTTTATTTCATTGCAGTGGAAATTAATGCACCTATAGCTTCTATATCTAAGTGGTCTCATGAATGAATCCTTTTGACGAAATCTTCTCCTAGGAGATCTATTAGTGATGATGTACAGCTTGAATGCTCATAGCTTTATGCACTCTCTCCCTGTTTAAGCCCTCCCAGCAGCAGGCTTTTAAGATGGTCTTCTAGTCCAGTTTCTTTTCAGCCATGTCCTTCTATAAGTTAGCTTCTATAGAAGGATTATCTTTTGTGGATTTTATGTAACTTTTCTATGAGAGATATTAACCAAGAAGTACTTCATTTCAGCCTCCTATCTTCTTGTTAGTGGCTGTTGAGGGAGATATATCATTGAACATCATGtttgaagaatttaattaatttaaacataTTCCTAAAGTGAACATTTTTTCCCCCTATAACGGACAAGCTATTTTGTGAATATGTACACTCTCCTCGTACAACAGTTATGATTTCCTCATGCAAAGTTTACCTTGCAGATTTTTTacctttcttttttcctcttttttctttttttttttttgtgagattaGAAGGGGCTGATCCCCACCTTTTTTGCTTTATACTTCACTCTTTGGGGTTGGATTCCAACCAAAATTGAAACCCCACCTTTTGGCAGGGAGCGAAATCATCCAAGCAAAGTACCAAGCGGTCAATCTTTTTCCTTTTATCTCATACAATTTACACTCTCAAAAAGCATGGTCCAATGTAGCAGTTGTTATATAGTGTTATGATAGCCGTTATGACAGGTTTGCCCTACTCCATTTTACTATATATAATTACTTGGAAAAAGATAACAATGGTCATAGCAGGTCATTTAGAGTCGTATAAGGGCTTTTTAAAACACAAAAAAGGGCATTTTTTTAATCATTTTCTTTGTTCCCCAATGAAATAATTAtttgtttttcaaatttattctttTATACTTCTCTTTGAAAAGGTTTGCACCATGTAAAAGAATACTTTTCTAATTTGTGGACAATGATTTGGACAACAATGATGTCATTTTACATTATTATCTATAATTGTTCATTATAATATGGATATGATGTCCATCATAAACATTatgttttaatattaaataactcAAAACCAAGCAATATTGGGCAAACATAGGCAATTATAACTGTTATAGCAGTCAAAAAATATCAGTAAATTGTATGTAtactatatgatatattatataaatatatacgacTTTTGTCTAGACAAACTTGATACTAATTTATATCAGTAAAtttaattattgtaaaaaaaaattttaattgtttGATTTCTTTGTAACCAATAAAATGTTTACAAATCATTTATGGAGTGTTTGGTTAAGGAAAGTTATGGTCTAGAATCGGAATGAAAATGAATGGTTCTTATTTCAACTATGTTTGATAGGAAGGAATcctattccgattctgatttcggGAGGAAATGAGAATGGTCCAATCTATCTAAAATTCAATCATTattattttgaaagatttaaatttttattttaattttgattcaaaatcatgAATCAAATGCTCCAAAAAAATTTAGCTTTGAGCCTAATTTTTGATTCTCATCTTGATTTCAATTCCCTAACCAAATACCCCTTGGTTCAAGGGGCGGCGCTCTTCCTCACAAATGCACTGGACATCAGTTAGCGAACCCTTTATtctattattattctttttattgTAGACTTAAAGCCACCTTCGTCATACTCTTCGCCCGTCCGGCGGACGGGCTGATTTCGCCCGGGAAATCCCGTATGCCACCGTTGAAGAAGGCAATCACCAACATTTTGAATTTCCCGCGCTCCCGCTCAATCGCTGCCCTCTCCTCCACACCACTTTCTCGCTCTCCAACCCAAAGCCTCACCTCGGTCCTCCAAAATGCACCTCCCCCTGCCGACACCACCCATTCTCCTCTCCCCCCTCTTCCATCTCCCATGGAGGACCCTCGGAGAGCTTTTCTCCATCTGCTTAAAGATTCCTCCAGAACCACAACCACCCTTTCCGATGTCGAGCTTCTCCACTCCAGAGCAATTAAGGTAGGTCTAGCTCGAGATGGGCAGGTCGGCGCAGGGCTTCTTAATCTCTATGCTAAGTGCAACTGTTTAGATCTTGCGCACAAGTTGTTCGTGGAAATCCGTGAAAGAGATGTGTTCGCATGGACTATTCTAATCTCGGGTTTCTCTCGAAATGAAGAGTATGAAACGGCGCTCAGTCTTTTTATGCGCATGCTAACTGAGGGGGTTTTGCCGAATTGCTTTACTCTTGCTAGTGTTCTGAAGTGTTGCGGGGGCTTTAATAGTCTCCAAATGGGTAAGGGGATCCATGGATGGCTTATGAGGAATGGGGTTCGACTGGATGTCGTGTTGCAGAATTCGATTCTTGACTTCTATGCCAAATGTGGGACCTTTGAATATGTGGAGAGAATTTTTGAAATGATGAATGAGAGGGACACTGTTTCATGGAATATTATGATTGGTGCTCATTTACAGAATGGAGATATTGATGGATCAATGAAAATGTTTAAGATGTCACCCCTTCATGATGTCTCGAGTTGGAACACCATTATTAATGGGCAAATGGAGAACAGGTTGGATATGAATGCCCTCCAACTTCTCTATCACATGGTGGAGATTGGGCCTAAGTTTAATCTGTTCACTTTCTCTATGGCATTGATATTAGCTGGTAAATTAGCTTTGCTGGAATTAGGAAGGCAGCTTCATGGCCAAATAGTAAGATTGGGTTGTGAGCATGATGCATTTGTTAGGAATTCACTCATAGATATGTACTGCAAGTGTGGCAAAACTGAAGTTTCATCAATCATTTTCAATAGTTCATCCCAGTGTGTTGATGGTCTAATGCCGAAAACCATTTCATGGAGTTCTATGGTTGCTGGGTATGTGCAAAATGGAAGGGGTGAAGAAGCACTGGTGCTCTTCTGCAGGATGTTTCGTGAAGGAATCAAGGTGGACCTATTCACTCTTACCAGCATCACTGCAGCTTGTTCTGATGCTGGAATCTTAGAGGAAGGCAGGCAGGTGCATGCCTGTGTTGAAAAACTTGGCCATGGATTTGACACCTTTCTGGCATCGGCTATCACCGACATGTATGCTAAATGTGGTAGCTTGGAAGATGCCCGTAAAATTTTTAACAGCTTTCATAGTCGAAATGTTGTGCTGTGGACTTCAATAATAGGCTCTTATGCTTCGCATGGACAGGGGAAGGAGGCCATTCAGCTTTTTGAAAGCATGCTGCAGGATAAGATAATGCCAAATGAGATAACCTTTGTGGGTGTTTTGTCGGCATGTAGCCATGGTGGTTTGGTTGAAGAAGGCTATAACTATTTCAGATTGATGCAAGAAGATCATGGCATAGTTCCGGATATCGAACACTACACTTGTATGGTTGATCTCCTTGGTCGGGCTGGTTTGCTTGAGAAGGCAAAAGACTTTATTCATGAAAACAACATCAGCCATCACACTGTTGTCTGGAGAGCATTGTTATCAGCTTGTCGAGTTCACAACCATATAGAAATGGCAATATGGACGTCTGAACAACTGGTTCGACTTGAACCATGTGATCCTGGATCTTATATATTGCTATCAAATATACATGCCACCAAAAGGAAATGGGGGGAGGCTTCCAAGCTGAGGAACTTGATGCAAGAGAGAGGGGTCAGAAAACAACCAGGTCGATCTTGGATTCAGTTGAAGAACAAGATTCACACATTTGTGGCGGGAGATAGGTCACATCCCCAAGCAGATGAGGTATACTCTTACTTGGAGTGCTTAATTGGGAGATTGAAGGTATTAGGGTATTCAAGTAGAACAGACTTGGTTCTCCATGAtgtggaagaagaacaaaaagaatcaGCTCTAAATTACCATAGTGAGAAGCTTGCCATTGCTTATGGATCATTAGCACTCCTGATGGATCGCCTTTAAGGGTCATGAAGAATCTGCGTATTTGTGTAGACTGTCATGAGGCTATCAAATATATTTGTCAAGCCACAGGCAGGGAGATCATTGTTCGAGATTCTCACCGATTTCATCATTTTAAGGATGGCAAATGCTCATGTGGGGATTACTGGTGAATGGAGGTTGCATGTTATACCTGGCAGAGCTTGCCATCAAGATACTAGAAGTTTTTGTAGTGGACTGACCTCTTTAAACCAAAAGAGGTATGTGCTCTCAAAACTACCATAATTTGATGGAATACCGAATGGAAATACTAAATTGTTTATTTGATGCCATTCAGCTTTTCATTTATAAGATTCCGGGGAATGCAGTTTTTGCACCTTGGGCCACTGTTAGTGGGATTTCCAGTCTTAAATGCGGTGAATTTATGCCGGTACTATGTGTAATAATTATGATTATACTTTGGCCAGTGCAAATATTTTTAGTAACTTTTCAGCATTGCTTTTGACATCTGTCTCCATTGGTTCTGTCTAGTTGCTGtggaatttattttttattttttttccacaaaatttttttctagattTCAAGTAATCTTTCACCATCAAAGTTCGCTTAATAACTGAGTCACAGAAAAGTCCATACTTCGAAGAAAAGGAAATCTCACCTAGTGTCTGTATGTCCGAAACAGTTTCATACTAATTTGCTGCACTGCTGATTCCAATGTTCTGCTCGACTCTTCTACATTGTTGTTGTAGTTACCTTTTATGTAGTACTGTAAGCCATATTTTTTGTACAAATTATATCCACGGGGAAAATGTCATAAAAGAGTAGTTGGATATAGGAGGAATTCCGAagcaaacagaaaaaaaaaaatacccaaCTCTATTTGGAGACAGATTATCAGATACAGTTTATGGCTATGGCCCAAGTGGTAACAGTGATCATTTGAAGTCTTTATACGACTTCCACTTCTACTTGTTCCTGTCTCAATCACAGATCATTCCAGCACCCATTCTCCTTGAAGTTTAAGACTCAGTAGTGGCTTTAATTTAGTGCTTCGGTGTCGTATTTTAAAAGCTTCACTTGCTGTCAACTATGGAGTAATTTGTCAAACGTAATGAGGTGGTGGTAAAGGTGAATTGCAGTCCATGGAAGCAAGCTAAATCTTTAGTTCTGTACTTTAAAGGACCGCAACAGGAATCGTAGATGCCTTCACTAGATTTGGGAGGAGGTATTCTTCATGATGACAATACTTCTTTCTAGTGCGATAGCTATCATCAGTAAGTGTCATCACCCATCTATCATTTCATCATGTTACCAACCATTCTTGTTCTGGAAGCTTTTGACTGCATGGTTTTATCTCAAGCTGATAAAACTATGAGAGCAACATGTATTTGATTTTGTACAAAGTAGCACCAACTAGCCTGGCAAGTAAACGTCTATTTATCCTGTATGAAATTGACAAATCTTTAGGTTCGTGTTCTATAGTTTCTCTATCCTGTTGTGCTTGTTAATTGCGATCTGCCCTGAATTAATATGTTAAATTTCTTGCACTTTACTCTTAGACTAATCTTAGTTCTTAATTTAATAGTTGTAAGCTGGGAAAAGCAAAGTACAAATGTGTCTTAACACGATGCCTTTATGTTCAAGGGAGGTATAAAATAGAAGATCCTGCATGATAGAGGGAGTAGTAAGAGAAGTTTCTCAGAACACACAAAAAGTAGTTGGTGGCCTCAAGGTGCCCTGCAAATTGGATAGCAATCAGCAAAAAGTGGGTACCAAAACCAACCAACCCACCCACTCCATAATATCTCCTCCCTCTCTGCCTTCCCTCACCAAACTTGAGTTACTCCTATCTGTGAAATCATTCAGACTTGCTAACAAAGTCAACACCACCCAATATAACAAATTTGCTTGCACTTCATTTCTTTCATGCCATAACcacccttttctttctctttacctcCTACCTCCCACTTTACCATCTCCTCTGTTCCATTCATGAGGCAATGAGAGACCGAAGGATGGAGAGGCTTGTCATCCTTCCTTCTCCATGGGCTGTGTTTCTCAATCGAGCATTGCAGTTTGCGAAAGCCAACCAAAGAAAGCACAACTAGAGCCAACTCCATCAAGACCAAGTAAAACTCTTCTTTCTTAGTACTTATTAAGAGATCTAGCAGAGGTATTTGTTCGGTCTGCTCTCTTATCTGTTTGTTCCTTTGGAAGGTGGAGAAGGTGAAAGCCAATCTGGTGGAAAGACGAAGGGCTCATTTGGGCTTCTCCCACTTCCTCGGCCTAACGTCTCTGTGGGGTTTCATAAGCTGATCAAGAGCTTCAAGGGCTTATCTCAACTGTTTGTAATATACAAAGAGGATGATGAGGAGATGGAGATTGGATTCCCAACTGATGTGCAGCATGTGTCCCATGTAGGATGGGATGGGTTCAACAATGTCTGGGATAAAGCTCCAGAGTTCCTCTCTCTGCCATCCCTCTCATTGAGGCAGCTTGAGCTGGCCATGGCAGTCCAGGGTGGCGCCCCTCCATCCCATGGTCCTCCTGGGGCTTGACCATGGTGAGGTGTAGCTGCCTTGTTCTTTTCTTTGGTTCTTGTTGTTGCTTGCTATCCCTTTGTTGATGGTGATGAGAGGTGCATGTGAACTTGTATAGATTGTTTTAATATGGGAATCTTTAGCATTTTCTAGTTCTTTTTGTATGCATGTGAGAGCTTGGTTTGTTCAGAGTACAATAAGAATGATACTAAGGCTTGTGACCACAAGTCATAACCACTTGGATGAATGGGGAAATTTCATGCCACCTAGAAGGGGCAGCATCTTTTTTGAAGTTCacatgatttgacagcccaccaAAACCTCTCCCAttgtttatgattttagattaaatagGTACAAAATAAGAAGACCCAATCTTGTTTCCATGCACATATAAAGTCTTTGTCCTTTGTCCTAAGAGAATGTAcaaggttcaatcaattttttccCATTACAAAGCAATCCACAAGTTTTAAAACAAGTTTGGCGTAATAGCTTGTAGTGGTGCTTATTTTTTGGTAGGCAGAACCCAACAAACCTTACAGCATCTTGCGTCACTCTCTTGTGATACGAAGGAAAATGAAGTCACGTGACAATTCAGTGGTTTACTAGGGGAATTATTTCGGCTGTAGGGCAGCCTATGTGGCAAAATTTTGTAATGGATGTAAACGATTTTGTATCTTAGCTACCATAGTATGTACAAAAATTCTAATTGCTCTCCTAATAAGCtaggaaaaaaaaatacttaaatcTCTTTGTTTATATCCCATCAAATAGAATTTAAGATTTCCATTTGTTGTGGCGGTCTCCAACATTCCAACGAGACTAACTGATGAGTACAATTTAGCTCTTGTTGATCGGTTTATTCAGGAAAGGCTCGGCCTGGTTGGATTCTTCATGATCTGGGCTGACTCCCTGCCTCGCACACACGTGGGCCAATATTTCACCCTCACTTGCATAATAGTTGTCTACGATGGTCGTGCATGATATAGGCATGAAAGATTTGAGCCCATTACCAAATACCACCAATCAACTCTTCGAATTCGAGTAATCGATGACAGTCTCTTCTCTACATAAAGAGAAAAGAAGGGATTTTCAAATAAGTTCTCATATACAAAATAACCACTCTATATTCTTATTCTCTTTCTTCCGACTGTCTCTAGGCTTTAGCTGACTTAAACATCGAAGAATCCTCCATCAGATAATTTTGGCCAGTAGACTTTCTTTTAGTTGTAGATCATTCTGAAGGAAGGTGTCATTCTTCGGTTCGGCTCTAGCCGACCACCTCCAGCTCGATCATATATTGATCTTGACCTGGGGCTTTGCGGCAACACCATCTGTAGCATTTTGTAGCTTGAAAGAATTGAAAGATCGATTGGTCAAACATTTGGATTGTAAAATCACCATCTTCAAGCTAAATTCTTTTGAAGAGGTGCTTTCCGATCTCATTTGCATGGTTCTTTGCTTCATGATAGCTTAATGTTGGTGTTATTTTGTTGCATAGTATTGTCTTTGGGAAACCATCattcttttttttaatatgtatAGCTTTCCTAATATCAAGACAACTCTTCACCTGTAACATGGCCATCCCTATCGGGTGCTTAATTATAGGGGTGAAAATGGATTGGTTAATATCCATTTAGATATGTTTTCATATCTGAATCTATTCGAATATATATAGAAATTTGAGCATACGActaatatctgtatatatatccatatctataaaaaaaaaatgaatatgaatatggatagacaactattcaGTCAGTATCTGAATATTCGATTctgtttataatttatttaattttatatgtcacacatgaacatagaaatatataatcatattaatatactattaatttgatttatgatccatatagtaatatctttgattttattgtcataaattttagatattcgacttatatccatatttataaccATACGTCTAGTATTCAActtgtatccatatccatttataataaatatggacatgaatttttgtatctgactaatatatccatatctatatcttattgtaaaataaaacaaatatagatatgaatatactGATATCTGATCCGTATTCAATCCGATTTCAACCATACTTAAGTGGTAAAATATGTTATGCTTGCGAAGCTTATATGGATTCAGCTAGATTTTTAATAATAAAGAATTTTACAGCATATCAAATTTATTTCTTAAGCTTAAGTGGCCAGCATGGTCTTCTTTTTAAGACTATCCACTATTGTTAGGGATGGCAATAAGTTTGGTATGGACCGTATTGACCAATATCTAAATCAATTCTGCAATTAAAAATTACATATTCGTACCTACTTTGTATCCATCCCGATTGGGTTGGATCAAGTAAAGTAGTTGGTTCGAATCAAATTAGGTAGATAAGACGGAATAGGTCAAGTAAAGAACTTATTATGCAAATATGCTAAAATAATTATTACTTTACAAAGAAGGATTTAGATTAAGATTATATTGGATCGGATTCAGTATGGGGCATACTATTACCCATACCAAATCCAAACCTATTTTGGATATGTTATCTGCGATCCATACCCATCACATAGTCTAAAAGGGCCAGATAAAATCTATCCCATTCGGGGTAGGTTAGATTAGGTATCATGTGGGTTGGCTACAATTGCCACCTCCAAGTACAATTTAAGGATTTTTTTTCCTC
The DNA window shown above is from Elaeis guineensis isolate ETL-2024a chromosome 8, EG11, whole genome shotgun sequence and carries:
- the LOC105049643 gene encoding uncharacterized protein isoform X1, translating into MLSLPPSHFLRDISWLQSPPFGNPGREQRLVPSRRKPHISLENITRSSSKLWATSLDAQRTSCAQDLLANSPTATQGSTAPLVQALQSTAEQDVACFHFPGHNRGKAAPSLMSKVTGMETFVHDLPDLPELDDLFSPKGVILDAQMQAAKLFGASETWFLVGGTTCGIQASIMATCSPGETLILPRNSHISATSGLILSGAIPKYIMPEYNSHWDIAGGITPSQVETAVKELEEEGKTAAAVLVTSPTYHGICSNVSEITNFCHSRDIPVIVDEAHGAHFGFHTEFPSTALEQGADLVVQSTHKVLCSLTQSSMLHMSGNLIDRERISRCLQTLQSSSPSYLLLASLDAARAQLSDNPETIFNQAMDLSLETCHQVRAIPGVSVLDLTNFISGFPSIDPLRITLGVSQLGISGYVADEILCERHHVIPEMVGSRSLTFAINLGTRREDVQRLVSGIKFLSENISRENELEFNMEDSGYEPFSSITMRMSPREAFFAKKRKVDIGESLGQICGELLCPYPPGIPLLVPGEVITEEAIQYLLDARRMGTEISGASDHQLSSILVCNV
- the LOC105049643 gene encoding uncharacterized protein isoform X2, with the translated sequence MSKVTGMETFVHDLPDLPELDDLFSPKGVILDAQMQAAKLFGASETWFLVGGTTCGIQASIMATCSPGETLILPRNSHISATSGLILSGAIPKYIMPEYNSHWDIAGGITPSQVETAVKELEEEGKTAAAVLVTSPTYHGICSNVSEITNFCHSRDIPVIVDEAHGAHFGFHTEFPSTALEQGADLVVQSTHKVLCSLTQSSMLHMSGNLIDRERISRCLQTLQSSSPSYLLLASLDAARAQLSDNPETIFNQAMDLSLETCHQVRAIPGVSVLDLTNFISGFPSIDPLRITLGVSQLGISGYVADEILCERHHVIPEMVGSRSLTFAINLGTRREDVQRLVSGIKFLSENISRENELEFNMEDSGYEPFSSITMRMSPREAFFAKKRKVDIGESLGQICGELLCPYPPGIPLLVPGEVITEEAIQYLLDARRMGTEISGASDHQLSSILVCNV
- the LOC105049642 gene encoding LOW QUALITY PROTEIN: pentatricopeptide repeat-containing protein At5g04780, mitochondrial-like (The sequence of the model RefSeq protein was modified relative to this genomic sequence to represent the inferred CDS: inserted 1 base in 1 codon), with translation MPPLKKAITNILNFPRSRSIAALSSTPLSRSPTQSLTSVLQNAPPPADTTHSPLPPLPSPMEDPRRAFLHLLKDSSRTTTTLSDVELLHSRAIKVGLARDGQVGAGLLNLYAKCNCLDLAHKLFVEIRERDVFAWTILISGFSRNEEYETALSLFMRMLTEGVLPNCFTLASVLKCCGGFNSLQMGKGIHGWLMRNGVRLDVVLQNSILDFYAKCGTFEYVERIFEMMNERDTVSWNIMIGAHLQNGDIDGSMKMFKMSPLHDVSSWNTIINGQMENRLDMNALQLLYHMVEIGPKFNLFTFSMALILAGKLALLELGRQLHGQIVRLGCEHDAFVRNSLIDMYCKCGKTEVSSIIFNSSSQCVDGLMPKTISWSSMVAGYVQNGRGEEALVLFCRMFREGIKVDLFTLTSITAACSDAGILEEGRQVHACVEKLGHGFDTFLASAITDMYAKCGSLEDARKIFNSFHSRNVVLWTSIIGSYASHGQGKEAIQLFESMLQDKIMPNEITFVGVLSACSHGGLVEEGYNYFRLMQEDHGIVPDIEHYTCMVDLLGRAGLLEKAKDFIHENNISHHTVVWRALLSACRVHNHIEMAIWTSEQLVRLEPCDPGSYILLSNIHATKRKWGEASKLRNLMQERGVRKQPGRSWIQLKNKIHTFVAGDRSHPQADEVYSYLECLIGRLKVLGYSSRTDLVLHDVEEEQKESALNYHSEKLAIAYGXISTPDGSPLRVMKNLRICVDCHEAIKYICQATGREIIVRDSHRFHHFKDGKCSCGDYW
- the LOC105049641 gene encoding LOW QUALITY PROTEIN: CRIB domain-containing protein RIC4 (The sequence of the model RefSeq protein was modified relative to this genomic sequence to represent the inferred CDS: inserted 1 base in 1 codon), with protein sequence MRDRRMERLVILPXSMGCVSQSSIAVCESQPKKAQLEPTPSRPSGEGESQSGGKTKGSFGLLPLPRPNVSVGFHKLIKSFKGLSQLFVIYKEDDEEMEIGFPTDVQHVSHVGWDGFNNVWDKAPEFLSLPSLSLRQLELAMAVQGGAPPSHGPPGA